A DNA window from Paramormyrops kingsleyae isolate MSU_618 chromosome 10, PKINGS_0.4, whole genome shotgun sequence contains the following coding sequences:
- the c10h11orf68 gene encoding UPF0696 protein C11orf68 homolog, with protein sequence MEEVFGEGDTENPEAMSADALAAESMAADMDPWIVFDARKTPRAEFEQWLESNQPSQVSRFGEDRENPCPVGWIAVYSPNHSPSNRDVTGLQESWEKLLASGRPVGFPSVKELALNHGVLSGKWLMHLDTGFKVDHAWEGIARATVDGKISAAKVSPRMPKSDSKHVICVYNQTFTDEDQVMRLDAEIRATGVKCLLSYKPDVYTYLGIYRNNCWNMCPTIYESKFDLECVPRRSHIVNKVTGLVVS encoded by the coding sequence ATGGAAGAAGTCTTTGGAGAGGGTGACACAGAGAACCCAGAAGCCATGTCTGCAGATGCCCTAGCAGCAGAATCCATGGCGGCTGACATGGACCCCTGGATAGTGTTCGATGCCCGCAAGACTCCTCGGGCTGAGTTTGAGCAGTGGCTTGAATCAAACCAGCCCTCACAGGTCAGCCGCTTTGGAGAAGATAGGGAAAACCCTTGCCCTGTAGGATGGATCGCAGTGTACAGCCCAAACCACAGTCCCAGCAATCGTGATGTTACTGGGCTCCAGGAGTCCTGGGAGAAGTTGCTGGCCAGCGGGCGGCCAGTTGGCTTTCCGTCAGTAAAGGAGCTGGCTCTAAATCACGGTGTGCTCTCTGGAAAATGGCTTATGCACCTGGACACGGGCTTCAAGGTGGATCATGCTTGGGAAGGGATAGCCAGAGCTACTGTGGATGGAAAGATCTCAGCGGCCAAGGTGAGCCCACGCATGCCTAAATCTGACAGCAAGCACGTCATCTGTGTCTACAATCAGACCTTCACGGATGAGGACCAGGTCATGAGACTAGATGCGGAAATACGGGCGACAGGTGTGAAATGCCTGCTGTCCTACAAGCCTGATGTTTACACCTACCTGGGCATCTACCGCAATAACTGCTGGAACATGTGCCCCACCATTTATGAGAGCAAGTTTGACCTGGAGTGTGTTCCACGTCGCTCCCATATTGTGAACAAAGTCACAGGTTTGGTGGTCTCATGA